One genomic region from Leptolyngbyaceae cyanobacterium JSC-12 encodes:
- a CDS encoding hypothetical protein (IMG reference gene:2510094270), which translates to MLKTNLPVTVVVKSGILRYNFTLCQAWTDDWNGSIPSWFPAEQIGLNNYFYDTAKYCTDRVLLLLRGVRFFVVHNRYIVVRPEEVEKNLGRVFYTGSQRG; encoded by the coding sequence ATGCTTAAAACCAATCTCCCAGTAACCGTTGTAGTGAAGTCCGGTATACTTCGCTACAACTTTACGCTTTGTCAAGCTTGGACAGACGACTGGAACGGTAGCATTCCTTCTTGGTTTCCAGCCGAGCAAATTGGTCTTAATAACTACTTCTACGACACTGCAAAGTATTGCACTGACAGAGTACTGCTGCTTCTTAGAGGTGTGCGGTTCTTTGTTGTTCACAATAGGTACATCGTAGTGCGACCAGAAGAAGTTGAGAAAAACTTAGGACGTGTCTTTTATACAGGTAGCCAACGTGGATAA
- a CDS encoding hypothetical protein (IMG reference gene:2510094268), whose product MSIDLLIKAIEYYEQTPTPIMKGVVKAAPASVKQLPQEFSLRYQRIVR is encoded by the coding sequence ATGTCGATAGATCTGTTAATTAAAGCAATTGAATATTACGAACAGACACCAACACCTATCATGAAAGGTGTAGTAAAAGCTGCGCCTGCTTCAGTAAAACAACTTCCTCAAGAATTTAGTCTTCGTTATCAAAGGATTGTGCGATGA
- a CDS encoding hypothetical protein (IMG reference gene:2510094269): MDKVSLLSRVRLLADCLTVKRGSIGTVVHVYDSENFEVEFLSEDGKTIAVETLNAAVLEKIQNKLSNT, from the coding sequence GTGGATAAGGTCTCTCTTCTATCTCGTGTGAGATTGTTAGCTGATTGTTTAACTGTTAAAAGGGGTTCGATCGGAACTGTTGTGCATGTTTACGACTCAGAAAATTTTGAGGTTGAATTCTTGAGTGAAGATGGCAAAACTATTGCTGTTGAGACTCTAAACGCAGCAGTGCTAGAAAAAATCCAAAATAAACTATCTAATACTTAG
- a CDS encoding hypothetical protein (IMG reference gene:2510094271) yields MKIKKKINVYLRLKLECEQELNGHEFVEMFSDTPDKEILALGHLAKEKVASMSYDDIEEALDVWESSPPELLTVYEHEVWTKEDSIQAVTEGWDVFHNGFVYQIQRLDEAEIFDEDFRAIKFVCRKAEAGSELHKKALIIHLSN; encoded by the coding sequence ATGAAAATCAAAAAGAAAATCAATGTATATCTTCGACTTAAACTGGAGTGCGAACAGGAGTTAAACGGGCATGAATTTGTTGAGATGTTCTCGGATACTCCTGATAAAGAAATATTAGCTTTAGGTCACTTAGCTAAAGAAAAAGTAGCGTCAATGTCATACGATGATATTGAAGAAGCTTTAGACGTTTGGGAAAGCAGTCCTCCAGAATTATTAACTGTTTACGAACATGAGGTTTGGACTAAAGAAGACTCAATCCAAGCAGTAACAGAAGGTTGGGATGTTTTTCATAATGGGTTCGTCTATCAAATCCAGCGTTTAGACGAGGCTGAAATTTTTGACGAGGATTTCCGAGCAATTAAATTTGTCTGCCGTAAAGCTGAAGCAGGTTCAGAACTACATAAAAAGGCTTTGATAATCCACCTATCTAACTAA
- a CDS encoding hypothetical protein (IMG reference gene:2510094272) gives MPHNMEITIVGHDYTFSIQSYPIPEYVFAERLEVEAFHLKTERSSTVTNVNGVSDALFSMVDKNSEISYDTDNPRFEDKIWDCANYEEASTLAKGLIFSLLEPQSLAEIEAALDKDREEGEWRQTIPVTLTKRYAHSDGWDHIYGDSDRTYTTRWVFDVHHDELIAAQQIVNSHWVDLTPHQMDDLQADILCNQEELEKLGAVYSAELPDWATQTYKVVGNSVISLNKILYENQKENQCISST, from the coding sequence ATGCCTCATAACATGGAAATCACAATCGTAGGTCATGACTATACCTTTTCTATTCAGAGCTACCCAATTCCTGAATATGTTTTTGCAGAGCGTTTAGAGGTAGAAGCCTTCCATCTTAAAACAGAACGTTCTTCTACCGTAACTAACGTAAACGGAGTTTCCGACGCTCTCTTCTCGATGGTAGATAAAAATTCTGAAATCAGTTACGACACAGATAATCCCAGATTTGAAGACAAAATTTGGGATTGTGCAAACTATGAAGAAGCATCAACTCTTGCGAAAGGATTAATTTTTAGTCTACTAGAACCGCAAAGTCTTGCTGAAATTGAAGCAGCATTGGATAAAGATCGGGAGGAAGGTGAGTGGAGACAAACTATTCCCGTCACTTTGACGAAGCGCTATGCGCATTCAGATGGTTGGGATCATATTTACGGAGATAGTGACAGAACCTATACAACTCGTTGGGTTTTTGACGTTCACCACGATGAATTAATTGCTGCTCAGCAGATAGTTAATAGTCATTGGGTAGATTTAACTCCTCACCAAATGGACGATTTGCAGGCAGACATTTTATGTAACCAAGAGGAATTGGAAAAGTTGGGAGCCGTGTATTCAGCTGAGTTACCAGATTGGGCAACTCAAACTTATAAAGTAGTTGGAAACAGTGTTATCAGTTTAAACAAAATCCTCTATGAAAATCAAAAAGAAAATCAATGTATATCTTCGACTTAA
- a CDS encoding hypothetical protein (IMG reference gene:2510094273), translating to MKSCSNCIYFQTCSVATSIKTEYAPKLDLIEREFKCEAQSCLYYQSVSRMEFYELLEKIEQRPQMYLGGACIHRLYAFICGYNVATWDVPSKEKEHFADFGDWVLQTLNVAPGNSWDRAIAVVTEEPLKYFFQLLDQYKNKFPIV from the coding sequence ATGAAATCGTGTAGCAATTGTATTTATTTTCAAACCTGCTCAGTTGCTACCTCCATTAAAACTGAGTATGCACCTAAACTAGATTTAATAGAAAGAGAGTTTAAGTGCGAAGCTCAATCTTGTTTGTATTATCAAAGTGTGTCAAGAATGGAATTTTACGAATTACTAGAAAAAATTGAGCAACGCCCACAAATGTATCTAGGAGGTGCTTGTATTCATCGGTTGTATGCATTCATTTGTGGTTACAACGTTGCCACCTGGGATGTTCCTTCTAAGGAGAAAGAGCACTTTGCAGATTTTGGTGATTGGGTACTTCAAACGTTAAATGTTGCACCAGGAAACTCTTGGGATAGAGCAATTGCAGTAGTAACTGAGGAACCTCTAAAGTACTTCTTTCAATTGTTAGACCAATATAAAAACAAATTTCCGATTGTTTAA
- a CDS encoding hypothetical protein (IMG reference gene:2510094267): MKVEFTLSGSFELPDEDIDVTELWNASYLFRNRTVFLGLGAANGTSLFTDDELEEVGITNLDYKLLRFYLPQ, encoded by the coding sequence ATGAAAGTTGAATTCACTTTATCAGGTTCGTTTGAGCTACCAGACGAAGACATAGATGTAACAGAATTGTGGAATGCTAGTTACCTCTTCAGAAATCGAACAGTTTTTCTTGGATTAGGTGCTGCCAATGGTACTTCTTTATTTACAGATGACGAGTTGGAAGAGGTAGGAATCACTAATTTAGATTACAAACTTTTAAGGTTTTATCTACCTCAATAG